Proteins from one Panicum virgatum strain AP13 chromosome 7K, P.virgatum_v5, whole genome shotgun sequence genomic window:
- the LOC120641817 gene encoding serine/threonine-protein phosphatase 6 regulatory subunit 3-like, whose product MFWHVPGLSAASPVDTILDKENFKLEDLLDEDEIIQECKALNTRLINFLRDKVQVEQLLRYIVEEASEDAEKKRIFRFPFIACEIFTCEVDVIMKTLVEDEDLMNLLFSFLKPDHPHGTLSAGYFAKVVICLMMRKTLPLVSYVQGRPEIVSQLVDLIGITSIMEVLIRLIGADETMYSSYADSMQWLDDIKVLEMIVDKFSTSDCPEVHANAAEILCAVTRYAPPALAAKISSPSFVGRLFQHAFEDSRPKSVLVHSLSVCISLLDPKRLVSASYQAFRSQLSHGTLVTASPETVNGMLDSLGDLLKLLDVSSAENVLPTTYGSLQPPLGKHRLKIVEFISVLLSIGSEAAETRLIHLGAIKHPIDLFFEYPFNNFLHHHVESIIGSCLESKQDRLIGHVLDECKLVTRILEAEKNSALSTNLTKHTLSAEGRPPPRIGIVGHMTRIANKLLQLANTNTTVQSHLQQNSDWIEWHASILTKRNVLENVYQWACGRPTSLQDRGRDSDDEDFRDRDYDVAALASNLSQAFKYGIYSNEDIDETQASLERDDEDVYFDDESAEVVISSLRLGDEQDSSSLFTNSNWFAFDEDKALNDGSVSSEASPSPNSDISAPKLDDENDEVILGEVIDDTKGSEPSLPDTKVSEPPLPVSNKDINEESGQTVLANGTINKLEDDIRPPTPDVKESQPECVEWREEEAEPGGVAEKDTTAPVFEVENEKQLDSMNDVVCEAKLGEEKVGDNVVPCEAKLGVEKERDNSSEPSAPDATAEVAVPVSSAVDSMKHPEPVGDST is encoded by the exons ATGTTTTGGCACGTGCCTGGACTCTCCGCCGCATCACCT GTGGATACTATTTTGGACAAGGAAAATTTTAAGTTGGAGGATCTTCTTGATGAGGATGAAATAATCCAGGAGTGCAAAGCACTAAATACCCGCCTAATCAATTT TCTGCGGGACAAAGTTCAAGTGGAGCAACTGCTTCGTTACATTGTGGAGGAGGCATCTGAAGATgctgaaaagaaaaggatatTTAG ATTTCCATTCATAGCTTGTGAAATATTCACATGTGAAGTGGATGTCATCATGAAGACATTAGTGGAGGATGAAGAT CTTATGAATTTACTGTTCTCTTTCCTTAAACCTGACCACCCTCATGGGACATTATCGGCTGGTTACTTTGCCAAG GTAGTGATTTGCTTGATGATGAGGAAGACACTCCCACTAGTTAGTTACGTGCAG GGTCGTCCTGAAATAGTTAGCCAACTTGTTGATCTTATTGGGATTACTTCTATCATGGAG GTCTTGATTCGCTTAATAGGTGCTGATGAAACTATGTATTCAAGTTATGCGGATTCTATGCAATGGTTAGATGACATAAAAGTCCTTGAGATGATTGTTGACAAGTTCAGCACATCA GATTGTCCTGAGGTTCATGCAAATGCTGCTGAAATTCTTTGTGCAGTTACTAGATATGCCCCTCCAGCACTTGCTGCTAAGATTTCCAGTCCAAG CTTTGTGGGGAGATTATTTCAACATGCTTTTGAAGATTCAAGGCCTAAATCGGTGCTGGTCCACTCATTGTCAGTGTGCATATCTTTGTTAGATCCTAAGAGACTTGTATCGGCTTCCTACCAGGCTTTTCGTAGTCAGCTGAGCCATGGAACACTGGTTACTGCAAGTCCAGAAACAGTAAATGGGATGCTGGACAGCCTAG GTGATTTGTTGAAGCTGCTGGATGTTTCGTCTGCTGAAAATGTTCTGCCAACAACTTATGGAAGCttacaacctcctcttgggaaaCATCGCTTGAAG atTGTCGAGTTCATCTCTGTTCTACTGTCAATTGGTAGTGAGGCTGCTGAAACACGACTGATCCATCTAGGAGCAATCAAGCATCCTATAGATCTATTTTTTGA GTACCCATTTAACAACTTTTTGCACCACCATGTGGAGAGCATCATTGGGTCCTGTCTGGAGAGTAAGCAGGATCGACTGATTGGCCATGTCCTTGATGAGTGTAAACTTGTTACAAGAATTCTGGAAGCAGAGAAGAACTCTGCTCTGTCAACAAATTTAACGAAG CATACATTATCTGCAGAGGGAAGACCTCCACCGAGGATAGGAATTGTTGGTCATATGACACGCATAGCTAACAAACTCCTTCAGCTGGCCAATACCAACACCACGGTCCAGTCACATTTGCAG CAAAATTCTGATTGGATCGAGTGGCATGCCAGTATCCTAACAAAGCGTAATGTATTAGAAAATGTTTACCAGTGGGCTTGTGG TCGACCGACATCACTGCAAGATCGTGGTAGGGACAGTGATGATGAAGACTTCCGAGATAGGGACTATGATGTGGCGGCACTTGCTAGTAATTTAAGCCAGGCATTTAAATATGGTATCTACAGTAATGAGGATATTGATGAG ACTCAAGCATCACTTGAGCGGGATGATGAG GATGTATATTTTGATGATGAATCTGCGGAGGTTGTAATATCCTCTCTTCGCCTTGGAGACGAACAAGACAG TAGCTCGCTCTTTACAAATTCCAATTGGTTTGCGTTTGACGAGGACAAAGCATTGAATGATGGTTCAGTTAGCTCAGAAGCTTCCCCATCCCCAAATTCTGATATATCCGCACCAAAACTGGATGATGAAAATGATGAAGTAATTCTTGGTGAAGTTATAGATGACACAAAAGGCTCTGAACCATCTTTACCAGATACTAAAGTTTCTGAACCACCTTTGCCAGTCTCCAACAAGGACATAAATGAAGAGTCTGGCCAGACAGTCCTGGCAAATGGTACCATCAACAAGTTGGAAGACGACATCAGACCACCAACTCCTGATGTAAAAGAGAGTCAACCTGAGTGTGTTGAATggagggaggaagaagctgaACCTGGTGGTGTTGCTGAGAAGGATACCACAGCTCCTGTTTTTGAGGTTGAAAATGAGAAGCAGCTGGATTCAATGAATGATGTCGTGTGTGAGGCCAAATTAGGAGAGGAAAAGGTGGGTGATAATGTCGTGCCTTGTGAGGCCAAATTAGGAGTGGAAAAGGAGAGGGATAATTCATCTGAACCTTCAGCGCCTGATGCCACAGCAGAAGTAGCAGTACCAGTTTCATCTGCTGTTGATTCAATGAAGCATCCTGAACCAGTTGGTGACAGCACATGA
- the LOC120641818 gene encoding uncharacterized protein LOC120641818 — protein sequence MQSDPLSFPAVRAVGEPRRPTTFLARSPALPAACLPRRRRPDATEPWTRVVVVVDLLFPTVRAMGQARRTTAFLAHAGPTPACLSRRRRPDAAEPWPRVVVAVVLDGAAVAGPPPLALAGPCPRRGHPHQQEDGGGRSTISVAACGSRGPRSSQSPSQPGRRCKSHSNSDLLPRMMIRPMQPQRACSSSTDSVLLFLPPVNNANLWIKETPCYLNPIHDDLFQASKDKQGASIDTDS from the exons ATGCAGTCAGATCCACTGTCGTTCCCCGCCGTCCGAGCCGTGGGTGAGCCTCGCCGCCCCACCACCTTCCTCGCACGCTCCCCCGCCCTGCCTGCTGcttgcctccctcgccgccgccggcccgacgCGACCGAGCCGTGGACGCGCGTCGTGGTTGTCGTCGACCTGCTGTTCCCCACCGTCCGAGCCATGGGTCAGGCTCGCCGCACCACCGCCTTCCTCGCGCACGCGGGCCCTACCCCTGCATGcctctctcgccgccgccggcccgacgCAGCAGAGCCATGGCCGCGCGTTGTGGTTGCCGTCGTCCTCGATGGAGCAGCAGTAGCCGGGCCTCCTCCCCTCGCGCTCGCTGGACCTTGCCCTCGGCGCGGACATCCGCATCAGCAGGAGGACGGAGGGGGGAGGTCGACGATCTCTGTCGCAGCTTGTGGCTCTCGGGGCCCGAGGAGTTCGCAATCCCCGTCGCAGCCTGGGAGGCGGTGCAAGTCGCACTCTAACTCGGACCTCCTCCCCCGGATGATGATACGTCCAATGCAACCACAGAGGGCATGTTCATCATCTACAGATTCTGttcttctctttctccctcCAGTGAACAATGCAAACCTCTGGATCAAAGAGACCCCCTGCTACCTCAACCCCATTCATGACGACCTCTTCCAG GCCAGCAAGGACAAGCAGGGAGCAAGCATTGATACAGATTCTTAG
- the LOC120641819 gene encoding protein NOI4-like, whose translation MAAPDKPGRPLPKFGEWDVKNPATAEGFTVIFQKARDDKKTSGPGNLQAGIPPAFRADHGSAGDGGHRYGGSHQDGTPPKRVKRKWAFCGC comes from the exons ATGGCGGCGCCG GACAAGCCGGGGCGACCGCTTCCCAAGTTCGGGGAGTGGGACGTGAAGAACCCGGCGACGGCCGAGGGCTTCACCGTCATATTTCAGAAAGCCCGCGACGACAAGAAGACGTCCGGCCCCGGGAACCTGCAGGCGGGCATACCGCCGGCCTTCAGGGCCGACCACGgcagcgccggcgacggcgggcacAGGTACGGCGGCAGCCACCAGGACGGCACGCCGCCCAAGCGCGTCAAG AGGAAGTGGGCTTTCTGTGGCTGCTGA
- the LOC120640339 gene encoding uncharacterized protein LOC120640339 — protein sequence MEFLAVLFNIASLISAACRNAERLPAALVTSGVVQAVAALALVVFRAPGGIFLHHGKAPFYLYYGILVAVMIFGFVEASAGFYVSGCLTDRRAIGMTILWVSILPIVLVAGLGGFVILK from the coding sequence ATGGAGTTCCTGGCTGTCCTCTTCAACATCGCGAGCTTGATCTCCGCGGCCTGCCGCAACGCGGAGAggctgccggcggcgctggtcaCGAGCGGCGTCGTCCaggccgtggcggcgctcgCGCTCGTCGTCTTCAGGGCTCCGGGAGGAATCTTTCTTCACCACGGCAAGGCGCCCTTCTACCTATACTACGGCATTCTCGTTGCCGTAATGATCTTTGGGTTCGTGGAGGCGTCGGCTGGCTTCTATGTATCAGGCTGCCTCACTGATCGCCGCGCCATCGGTATGACCATCCTCTGGGTTTCCATTCTACCCATTGTCCTTGTGGCTGGGTTGGGAGGCTTTGTCATACTGAAATAG